One region of Culex pipiens pallens isolate TS chromosome 2, TS_CPP_V2, whole genome shotgun sequence genomic DNA includes:
- the LOC120429860 gene encoding eukaryotic translation initiation factor 2 subunit 1 encodes MVLTCRFYKEKYPEVEDVVMVNVRSIAEMGAYVYLLEYNNIEGMILLSELSRRRIRSINKLIRVGKTEPVVVIRVDKFKGYIDLSKRRVSPEDVEKCTERFSKAKAVNSILRHVADMMKFTNEQLEELYEKTAWYFEEKYKSKAASYDVFKQCVIDPALLDECGLEPEVKELLLSNIKRKLTSQAVKIRADIECACYGYEGIDAVKTALRAGLELSTEELPIKINLIAPPLYVMTTSTPEKADGLKALETAIEKIQESIEKLGGVFKVQMAPKVVTATDEADLARKMERAEQENAEIDGDDEEDEDEEGISYKLEGEEEEGGADGESGEEGEDKENDKKEE; translated from the exons ATGGTGTTAACGTGTCGATTCTACAAGGAAAAGTACCCGGAGGTGGAGGATGTTGTGATGGTGAACGTGCGCTCGATCGCCGAGATGGGCGCGTACGTGTACCTGCTCGAGTACAACAACATCGAGGGTATGATCCTGCTGTCGGAACTGTCCCGGCGGCGCATCCGCTCGATCAACAAGCTGATCCGGGTGGGCAAAACGGAACCGGTCGTCGTGATCCGTGTGGACAAATTCAAGGGCTACATCGATCTGTCCAAGCGGCGCGTCTCGCCCGAGGACGTCGAAAAGTGCACCGAGCGGTTCTCGAAGGCCAAGGCGGTCAACTCGATCCTGCGGCATGTGGCGGACATGATGAAGTTCACCAACGAGCAGCTGGAGGAGCTGTACGAGAAGACCGCCTGGTACTTTGAGGAGAAGTACAAGAGCAAGGCGGCGTCGTACGACGTGTTCAAGCAGTGCGTCAT TGACCCAGCCCTGCTCGACGAGTGCGGCCTGGAGCCAGAGGTGAAGGAGCTGCTGCTGAGCAACATCAAGCGTAAGCTGACCTCGCAGGCCGTGAAGATCCGCGCCGACATTGAATGCGCCTGCTACGGGTACGAGGGCATCGACGCCGTCAAGACGGCACTCCGGGCCGGGCTGGAACTGTCCACGGAGGAGCTGCCCATCAAGATCAATCTGATCGCGCCGCCACTATATG TCATGACAACCTCAACACCGGAAAAGGCCGACGGGCTGAAGGCGCTAGAAACAGCCATCGAGAAGATCCAGGAGTCGATCGAGAAGCTCGGCGGCGTGTTCAAAGTGCAGATGGCGCCGAAGGTGGTCACGGCCACGGACGAGGCCGATCTGGCGCGGAAAATGGAACGGGCCGAGCAGGAGAACGCCGAGATCGACGGGGACGACGAGgaggacgaggacgaggaaGGAATTTCATACAAGCTGGAGGGCGAAGAGGAAGAGGGCGGCGCGGACGGTGAAAGCGGTGAAGAGGGGGAGGATAAGGAAAACGACAAAAAGGAAGAGTAG